From a single Kryptolebias marmoratus isolate JLee-2015 linkage group LG6, ASM164957v2, whole genome shotgun sequence genomic region:
- the ube2f gene encoding NEDD8-conjugating enzyme UBE2F: MLTLASKLKKDDGGKTGRASGASDSTHRVSIRDRLLTKEVAELEANLPSTCKASFPDENKLHHFQLSVSPDEGYYQSGKFQFEIDVPEAYNMVPPKVRCLTRIWHPNITENGEICLSLLREHSIDGTGWAPTRTLKDVVWGLNSLFTDLLNFDDPLNIDAAEHHLRDKEDFRNKVQDYIKHYAR, translated from the exons ATGCTTACACTGGCCAGCAAGCTGAAGAAGGACGATGGAGGAAAGACGGGCCGTGCCTCCGGAGCCTCAGACTCCACCCACAGGGTCTCCATCAGGGACCGCCTCCTGACCAAAG aaGTAGCAGAACTCGAAGCCAATCTTCCTA GCACATGCAAAGCCAGTTTCCCAGATGAGAACAAGCTGCATCATTTTCAGCTGTCAGTGTCTCCTG aCGAGGGTTACTACCAAAGTGGGAAGTTTCAGTTTGAAATAGATGTCCCTGAAGCCTATAACATGGTG CCTCCTAAAGTCAGATGTCTGACCAGAATATGGCATCCTAATATCACAGAAAATGGAGAGATCTGTTTAAG CTTATTGAGAGAACATTCAATTGACGGCACGGGCTGGGCACCAACCAGAACGTTAAAG gATGTGGTCTGGGGATTGAACTCCTTGTTTACT GACCTGTTGAACTTCGATGATCCACTGAACATTGATGCAGCAGAACATCACCTGAGAGACAAG